One window of Desulfarculus baarsii DSM 2075 genomic DNA carries:
- a CDS encoding nucleoside-diphosphate sugar epimerase/dehydratase — translation MTAAKLNAKFKTLVRRLEQRLKGPVLAIRRPLVVCLHLLAAAASYLFAFALVYDFAIPPAVMKVVLGTLPVIVACRVAGFLYFDLFRGLWRFVTMSDVLSILKANLTSSAMFAVALFFILGHGLGGLPRSVLLLDWFLCTGLLVALRLASRLYRETFHIHQRPMREVSLAIIAGAGGAGFRLAQEVKNNPLLGLKVVGFLDDEPTKKGVALMGIPVLGRLRDLAEVANRAEISTVLVAMPSAPMDVQRWLQRECRSLGLSCRVLPSTQDIFGHLPLWSQMRELDPEEIMGRAAVRQRDEHFRLSSLSGKVVLVSGAAGSIGSEICRQLARRDPRLLIMLDQNESGLYDLDQDMKFLAKDLPRQAVVCDVVDRHKVEAVFDRQRPEVIFHAAAYKHVPMMEAEPVEALAANLLGTYHLARAAAAVGAEKFVLISTDKAVNPVSVMGMTKFAAEKVVEAFNGGGCAFVAVRFGNVINSNGSVVPLFRKQVEQGGPVTVTHPEVSRFFMSIAEAVHLVQAAADMGHGGEVFLLDMGQPVKIVDVARKIIAAADPIHAGRVEIVFTGLRPGEKLHEELYWQGEGVRPTPHPKIKALLCQRPDLAELERHIARIGEIKRRADDQMARQFLLDFVARFNA, via the coding sequence ATGACCGCGGCAAAACTCAACGCCAAATTCAAAACGCTGGTGCGCCGCCTCGAGCAGCGCCTCAAGGGGCCGGTGTTGGCCATCCGGCGGCCGCTGGTGGTCTGCCTGCATCTGCTGGCGGCGGCGGCCTCGTACCTGTTCGCCTTCGCCCTGGTCTACGATTTCGCCATTCCGCCGGCGGTGATGAAGGTCGTGTTGGGCACGCTGCCGGTGATCGTGGCCTGCCGGGTGGCCGGGTTTTTGTATTTCGACCTGTTCCGCGGTCTGTGGCGTTTCGTCACCATGAGCGACGTGCTCTCGATCCTCAAGGCCAATTTGACTTCCAGCGCGATGTTCGCCGTGGCGCTGTTTTTCATATTGGGCCACGGCCTGGGCGGTCTGCCGCGCAGCGTCCTGCTGCTGGACTGGTTTTTGTGCACGGGCCTGTTGGTGGCCCTGCGCCTGGCCTCGCGGCTCTACCGCGAGACGTTTCACATCCACCAGCGACCCATGCGGGAGGTCTCGCTGGCCATCATCGCCGGGGCCGGCGGGGCCGGCTTCCGCCTGGCCCAGGAGGTCAAGAACAACCCCCTGCTGGGCCTGAAGGTGGTGGGCTTTCTGGACGACGAGCCAACCAAGAAGGGCGTGGCCCTGATGGGCATCCCCGTTCTGGGCCGCCTGCGCGACCTGGCCGAGGTGGCCAATCGCGCCGAGATCTCGACCGTACTGGTGGCCATGCCCTCGGCGCCCATGGACGTCCAGCGTTGGTTGCAACGGGAATGCCGGTCGCTGGGCCTGTCGTGCCGGGTGCTGCCTTCCACCCAGGACATCTTTGGCCACCTGCCGCTGTGGAGCCAGATGCGCGAGCTGGACCCGGAAGAGATCATGGGCCGGGCGGCGGTGCGCCAGCGAGATGAGCATTTCAGGCTTTCGTCGTTGAGCGGCAAGGTCGTGCTGGTTTCCGGCGCGGCCGGCTCCATCGGCTCGGAGATCTGCCGGCAGTTGGCCCGCCGCGACCCGCGTCTTTTGATCATGCTCGACCAAAACGAATCCGGGCTCTACGATCTGGACCAGGACATGAAGTTTCTGGCCAAGGATCTGCCGCGCCAGGCCGTGGTCTGCGACGTGGTCGACCGCCACAAGGTCGAGGCCGTCTTTGACCGCCAGCGCCCCGAGGTGATCTTTCACGCCGCGGCCTACAAGCACGTGCCGATGATGGAGGCCGAGCCGGTGGAGGCCCTGGCCGCCAACCTGCTGGGCACCTACCACCTGGCCAGGGCGGCGGCGGCGGTGGGGGCCGAAAAATTCGTGCTCATCTCCACCGACAAGGCCGTCAATCCCGTCAGCGTCATGGGCATGACCAAGTTCGCCGCCGAAAAGGTCGTCGAGGCCTTCAACGGCGGCGGATGCGCCTTCGTGGCCGTGCGCTTCGGCAACGTCATCAACAGCAACGGCTCGGTGGTGCCGCTTTTTCGCAAGCAGGTGGAGCAGGGCGGGCCGGTGACGGTGACCCATCCCGAGGTCAGTCGCTTTTTCATGTCCATCGCCGAGGCCGTGCATCTGGTGCAGGCCGCCGCCGACATGGGCCACGGCGGCGAGGTGTTTCTGTTGGACATGGGCCAGCCGGTCAAGATCGTCGACGTGGCTCGCAAGATCATCGCCGCCGCCGACCCCATCCACGCCGGCCGCGTCGAGATCGTCTTCACCGGCCTGCGGCCCGGCGAAAAGCTCCACGAGGAGCTCTATTGGCAGGGCGAGGGCGTGCGGCCGACCCCCCACCCCAAGATCAAGGCCCTGCTCTGCCAACGGCCCGATCTGGCCGAGTTGGAGCGCCACATCGCGCGCATCGGCGAGATCAAGCGGCGGGCCGATGACCAGATGGCTAGGCAGTTTTTGCTGGATTTCGTCGCGCGTTTCAACGCCTGA
- a CDS encoding MraY family glycosyltransferase, with product MTRPPADIAWLTAITVTVAVVSAGGAALLRRYALAKGMIDVPGRRSSHTVPTPRGGGLAGVLAWLMAVAAFWTWLGLDEAWAGALLLGGGPCLAAGWLEDRRGLPIGARLSLHVLAALAALWFAGGPPVLELGGLRLEAWPWGWALAVVGLCWFVNLFNFMDGIDGIASLQAICGGGALGLMLALGGMWPPAFCAWALAAAAAGFLLLNRPPAKIFMGDAGSYGFGFGLAALGLLAAVRGGAPLAAVIILQMAFLFDATLTLLRRLLRGEAVHRAHREHYYQRAVRAGLSHGQVDLAVLAINAALIGLALAVYFRPGLWPPALALALAIVGAACWAVTGLERRAASPAGRPRLER from the coding sequence ATGACCAGACCTCCAGCCGATATCGCCTGGTTGACGGCCATCACCGTGACCGTGGCCGTGGTCAGCGCCGGCGGGGCGGCGCTTTTGCGGCGCTACGCCCTGGCCAAGGGCATGATCGACGTGCCCGGCCGACGCAGCAGCCACACCGTGCCCACGCCACGAGGCGGCGGTCTGGCCGGCGTCTTGGCCTGGCTGATGGCGGTGGCGGCTTTTTGGACCTGGCTGGGCCTGGACGAGGCCTGGGCCGGGGCGCTATTGCTGGGCGGCGGGCCGTGCCTGGCCGCCGGCTGGCTGGAAGACCGGCGCGGCCTGCCCATCGGCGCGCGGCTGAGCCTGCACGTGCTGGCGGCGTTGGCGGCGCTGTGGTTCGCCGGCGGCCCGCCGGTGTTGGAGTTGGGAGGCCTGCGCCTGGAAGCGTGGCCGTGGGGCTGGGCGCTGGCCGTTGTGGGGCTGTGCTGGTTTGTCAATTTGTTCAACTTCATGGACGGCATCGACGGCATCGCCAGCTTGCAGGCCATCTGCGGCGGCGGGGCCTTGGGCCTGATGCTGGCTTTGGGCGGCATGTGGCCGCCGGCCTTTTGCGCCTGGGCCCTGGCGGCGGCGGCGGCGGGTTTTTTGCTGTTGAACCGGCCGCCGGCCAAAATTTTCATGGGCGACGCGGGCAGCTACGGCTTTGGTTTCGGGCTGGCGGCCCTTGGCCTGCTGGCGGCGGTCAGGGGCGGCGCGCCGCTGGCGGCGGTGATCATCTTGCAGATGGCCTTTTTGTTCGACGCCACGCTGACCCTCTTGCGCCGCCTGCTGCGCGGCGAGGCCGTCCACCGCGCCCACCGCGAACACTACTACCAGCGGGCGGTGCGGGCCGGGCTGAGCCACGGCCAGGTGGACTTGGCCGTGCTGGCCATCAACGCGGCGTTGATCGGCCTGGCCTTGGCGGTTTATTTCCGGCCCGGGCTCTGGCCACCGGCCCTGGCCCTGGCCCTGGCCATCGTGGGGGCGGCCTGTTGGGCCGTGACCGGGCTGGAGCGCCGCGCGGCCTCGCCCGCCGGCCGACCCCGATTGGAGCGCTGA